The following are encoded in a window of Prochlorococcus marinus str. MIT 1013 genomic DNA:
- the rplJ gene encoding 50S ribosomal protein L10 has translation MGRTLESKKQIVETIEGLLDNSEMALVLDYKGLSTKEMSDLRSRLQKSDGVCKVTKNTLMRQAIKGKDSWTGLESLLTGTNAFVLIKGDVGSAVKAVQAFQKETQKSETKGGLFEGKLLSQDEIKAIAKLPSKEALMAQIAGAMNSITSKIAIGINEVPSGLARSLKQHSESGES, from the coding sequence ATGGGCCGCACGCTGGAAAGCAAAAAACAGATCGTCGAAACAATAGAGGGTTTACTAGATAACTCTGAAATGGCTTTAGTTCTTGATTACAAGGGCTTATCCACAAAAGAGATGTCTGACTTGCGCTCAAGATTGCAAAAAAGCGATGGCGTCTGCAAGGTCACTAAAAACACCTTGATGCGTCAAGCCATAAAAGGAAAAGATTCCTGGACTGGTTTGGAGTCATTGCTTACTGGAACTAACGCCTTTGTTTTAATCAAAGGAGATGTTGGGAGTGCTGTTAAAGCTGTACAAGCATTTCAGAAGGAAACTCAAAAGTCTGAGACTAAAGGAGGTCTTTTCGAAGGCAAACTTTTATCTCAAGATGAGATCAAAGCTATTGCAAAACTTCCGAGCAAGGAAGCACTTATGGCACAAATTGCTGGTGCAATGAATTCCATAACAAGCAAAATCGCTATTGGTATAAATGAGGTTCCATCTGGACTTGCAAGGTCTCTTAAACAACATTCTGAGAGCGGCGAGAGCTGA
- the rplA gene encoding 50S ribosomal protein L1, with translation MKNFSKRMTTLLSKVEERSYPPIEAIKLVKENANAKFDETIEAHIRLGIDPKYTDQQLRTTVALPNGTGQKVRIAVVTRGEKVSEATKAGADLAGEEDLVDSINKGEMNFDLLISTPDMMPKVAKLGRVLGPRGLMPNPKAGTVTTDLAGAIKEFKAGKLEFRADKAGIVHVRFGKASFSEEALLENLKTLQSTIEKNKPSGAKGKFWRSFFIASTMGPSVEVDINELQDLQKEK, from the coding sequence ATGAAAAATTTTTCTAAAAGAATGACAACGTTACTTTCCAAAGTGGAAGAACGTTCATATCCTCCAATTGAAGCGATCAAGCTAGTAAAGGAAAATGCTAATGCAAAATTCGATGAGACTATTGAAGCTCATATAAGACTAGGTATTGACCCAAAATATACTGATCAACAACTGAGAACAACAGTTGCCTTGCCAAATGGCACCGGTCAAAAAGTACGAATAGCCGTCGTTACACGTGGTGAAAAAGTGTCTGAAGCGACCAAAGCAGGGGCTGACCTGGCTGGAGAGGAAGATTTAGTTGATTCAATCAACAAAGGAGAAATGAACTTTGACCTTCTAATTTCAACTCCAGATATGATGCCGAAGGTAGCCAAACTTGGAAGAGTGCTTGGTCCAAGAGGGCTTATGCCTAATCCAAAAGCAGGAACAGTTACGACCGATCTGGCAGGTGCTATTAAAGAATTTAAAGCAGGAAAACTTGAATTCAGAGCAGACAAAGCAGGAATTGTTCATGTTCGATTTGGTAAAGCAAGTTTTTCAGAAGAGGCACTCCTTGAAAATTTGAAGACATTACAATCAACAATTGAAAAAAATAAACCAAGCGGAGCAAAAGGAAAATTCTGGAGAAGCTTTTTTATTGCATCCACAATGGGACCATCAGTAGAAGTAGATATCAACGAATTACAAGACTTGCAGAAAGAAAAGTGA
- a CDS encoding pyridoxal phosphate-dependent aminotransferase, giving the protein MKIDFDIHGGNIEKESRKLGLSRDKIIDASASIVPFKLPKKLNNYLSNSISNGSIRFYPDRSYFEVKNTISNWHNIDPAMILPGNGASELFTWAARDASLNGISSLPSPGFGDYQRALKCWNAPFIYSPLPLYWTNIKPQPFPIKPKTNVLWITNPHNPTGQLWSRSSIESLLANYKLVICDEAFISLTPGGENQSIIDLTKKHKNLVVIRSLTKFLGIAGLRIGYAVANSDRLLKWQEIRDPWPVNTLAINVTNLIMKDSKMYKKRSNKIHKWVEEEGKWLHEKLADFSTIKSLPSTTNFQLIKSDNSLLNLINNLNKRGILLRDCRSFINLGENWIRISLQKRKQNIQIINTLKDYIN; this is encoded by the coding sequence ATGAAAATAGATTTTGATATTCATGGAGGCAATATTGAAAAAGAATCAAGAAAATTAGGACTATCTAGAGATAAAATAATTGATGCAAGTGCATCAATAGTCCCTTTTAAATTACCTAAAAAGTTAAATAATTATCTTAGTAATAGTATAAGTAATGGCTCTATTAGATTTTATCCAGATAGAAGTTACTTTGAAGTTAAAAATACTATTTCAAACTGGCATAATATTGACCCTGCAATGATTTTACCTGGTAATGGAGCTTCTGAATTATTCACTTGGGCCGCAAGAGATGCAAGTTTAAATGGAATAAGTTCTTTACCCTCTCCTGGTTTTGGAGACTATCAAAGAGCTTTAAAATGCTGGAATGCACCTTTTATTTATAGTCCTTTACCTTTATATTGGACAAATATAAAGCCTCAACCATTTCCAATTAAACCAAAAACTAATGTCTTATGGATTACAAATCCCCATAATCCAACTGGACAATTATGGAGTCGTTCTTCAATAGAAAGTTTACTAGCTAATTATAAACTTGTAATTTGCGATGAAGCATTTATTTCACTTACACCCGGAGGTGAAAATCAATCAATAATAGACTTAACTAAAAAACATAAAAACCTTGTAGTGATAAGGAGTTTAACGAAGTTTCTAGGTATTGCTGGATTAAGGATTGGATATGCCGTTGCAAACTCAGATAGATTATTAAAATGGCAAGAGATAAGAGATCCATGGCCAGTAAATACGTTAGCAATAAATGTAACTAATTTGATCATGAAAGATTCTAAAATGTATAAAAAAAGATCAAATAAAATCCATAAATGGGTAGAAGAAGAAGGGAAATGGTTACATGAAAAATTGGCAGATTTTTCTACTATTAAATCTCTACCCTCAACAACAAACTTTCAATTAATTAAAAGTGATAATTCTTTATTAAATCTTATTAATAATTTAAATAAAAGAGGAATATTATTAAGAGACTGTAGATCATTTATAAATCTAGGTGAAAATTGGATCAGAATAAGTCTTCAAAAAAGAAAACAGAATATTCAAATTATTAATACACTAAAAGATTACATTAACTAA
- the secE gene encoding preprotein translocase subunit SecE gives MTSPTSNEDQEKVIPTKKEKTALKKSFLSSTIDEMKLVVWPSRQQLFSESIAVILMVTLSAVSIAAVSRFYGWASTQIFR, from the coding sequence GTGACAAGTCCAACCTCTAATGAGGATCAAGAAAAGGTAATTCCTACAAAAAAGGAAAAGACAGCCTTAAAAAAAAGTTTTTTATCCTCTACAATTGATGAAATGAAACTCGTTGTATGGCCATCACGCCAACAACTTTTCAGCGAATCTATTGCTGTGATTTTAATGGTCACTTTATCAGCAGTATCAATAGCTGCTGTCAGCCGTTTTTATGGATGGGCTTCTACTCAGATATTTCGCTGA
- a CDS encoding quinone-dependent dihydroorotate dehydrogenase, giving the protein MSKNKKNDFYNILLGQLLSQDEGIDAEILTNSALNAIKIASLNRNFPIISNILLKASSDFQRSNSSLNQIIFGSNFKNPVGLAAGFDKNGVGAGLWNYFGFGFAELGTITWHAQKGNPKPRLFRIAKEKAALNRMGFNNEGAEKFLSTIEKQKIPMPGNRPCVLGVNLGKSKITPLDEAHKDYFLSLRLLAPLSDYAVINVSSPNTPGLRSLQGTKQIIKLIRTLKDLSNCPPLLVKIAPDLSNEEIDEIARVANENGIDGIIAINTSLNRFNLKNLIIKTGNTLEQENGGLSGLPLEKRGLEVIKRLRNSTNNALPLIGVGGISSAKTAWERIAAGASLVQVYTSWIFEGPYLVPEILDGLTLQMEKHGFQNIKEVIGSEEPWK; this is encoded by the coding sequence TTGTCAAAGAATAAAAAAAACGACTTCTACAATATTCTGCTTGGTCAGCTTCTATCTCAAGACGAGGGGATTGATGCAGAAATACTTACTAATTCAGCTCTTAATGCCATTAAAATTGCGTCATTAAATAGAAATTTTCCAATAATTTCTAATATCCTTTTAAAAGCATCAAGTGATTTTCAAAGAAGCAATTCAAGCTTAAATCAAATTATATTTGGCTCGAACTTTAAAAATCCTGTAGGACTTGCTGCTGGATTTGATAAAAATGGAGTAGGAGCTGGTCTTTGGAATTATTTTGGATTTGGTTTTGCCGAATTAGGGACCATCACTTGGCATGCCCAAAAAGGTAATCCAAAACCCAGACTTTTCAGAATTGCAAAAGAAAAAGCTGCACTGAATAGAATGGGATTCAATAATGAAGGCGCAGAAAAATTCTTAAGCACTATAGAAAAACAAAAAATCCCTATGCCAGGGAATAGACCGTGTGTCCTGGGAGTAAATTTAGGAAAGTCAAAAATCACACCTCTCGATGAAGCCCATAAAGACTATTTTTTATCTTTAAGACTATTGGCTCCTTTATCAGACTATGCCGTTATCAATGTTAGTTCGCCTAATACCCCAGGCCTTCGCTCATTACAAGGAACAAAACAAATAATAAAGTTAATACGCACGCTAAAAGATTTATCCAATTGTCCTCCTTTGCTTGTAAAAATTGCTCCAGACCTATCAAATGAAGAAATTGATGAAATTGCGAGAGTTGCAAATGAGAATGGAATTGATGGAATAATTGCAATCAATACAAGTTTAAATAGATTTAACCTGAAAAACTTAATAATCAAAACTGGAAATACTTTAGAGCAAGAAAATGGAGGTCTGAGTGGACTCCCTTTAGAAAAAAGAGGACTGGAAGTTATTAAAAGGCTTAGAAATAGTACTAATAATGCTTTACCGCTTATTGGTGTAGGTGGAATCAGTTCAGCAAAAACAGCGTGGGAGAGAATTGCAGCTGGGGCATCGTTAGTTCAGGTATATACAAGTTGGATATTTGAGGGACCATATTTAGTTCCTGAAATTTTAGATGGATTAACCTTGCAAATGGAAAAACACGGATTCCAAAATATTAAAGAGGTAATCGGTTCAGAAGAGCCATGGAAATAA
- a CDS encoding phosphoglycerate kinase, translated as MSKRSLSSLGAEDLCGKRVLVRVDFNVPLGDEGQITDDTRIRAALPTIHDLLEKSARVILSAHFGRPKGEVNETMRLTAVAQRLSELLGKTVVKTESCVGAEAKSKVDAMSNGDVVLLENVRFIAGEEKNDTGFAKELASLAEVYVNDAFGAAHRAHASTEGVTKFLSPCVAGYLMEKELKYLQGAIDQPKRPLAAIVGGSKVSSKIGVLESLIDKCDKIIVGGGMIFTFYKARGLSVGKSLVEEDKLELASALEKKAKDKGVEFLLPSDVVLADNFSPNANSQSSKVDAISEGWMGLDIGSESVELFQNALKDCKTIIWNGPMGVFEFEKFANGTNAIANTLAELSSQGCCTIIGGGDSVAAVEKAGLAKNMSHISTGGGASLELLEGKVLPGVSALDDA; from the coding sequence ATGTCTAAGCGTTCCCTGTCAAGTCTCGGCGCTGAAGACTTATGCGGCAAACGTGTTTTAGTGAGAGTTGATTTCAATGTCCCATTAGGAGATGAGGGGCAAATAACCGATGACACAAGAATTCGTGCTGCTTTACCAACTATTCATGACCTTCTAGAGAAGAGTGCAAGAGTTATTCTTTCTGCTCATTTTGGTAGGCCAAAGGGAGAGGTTAATGAAACAATGCGTTTGACTGCCGTTGCTCAAAGACTAAGTGAATTGCTTGGGAAAACAGTTGTAAAAACTGAAAGTTGTGTAGGAGCTGAAGCTAAGTCAAAAGTAGATGCAATGTCCAATGGCGATGTAGTCCTTTTGGAAAATGTTCGTTTTATTGCTGGTGAAGAAAAAAATGATACAGGATTTGCAAAGGAATTAGCTTCTTTGGCCGAAGTCTATGTTAATGATGCTTTTGGGGCTGCCCACCGCGCTCATGCTTCAACTGAGGGAGTTACAAAATTCTTAAGTCCTTGTGTGGCTGGCTATTTAATGGAGAAAGAACTTAAGTATCTTCAAGGAGCTATAGATCAACCTAAAAGACCTTTGGCAGCAATAGTTGGCGGTTCGAAAGTAAGTAGCAAGATCGGTGTTTTGGAGTCTTTGATTGATAAATGCGACAAGATAATTGTTGGTGGAGGGATGATATTTACTTTCTACAAAGCTAGAGGATTATCTGTTGGTAAAAGTCTTGTCGAGGAAGATAAGCTCGAATTAGCAAGTGCTTTGGAGAAGAAAGCGAAAGATAAAGGAGTTGAGTTTCTTTTGCCAAGTGATGTTGTGCTGGCCGATAATTTTTCCCCTAATGCAAATAGTCAATCTTCAAAAGTAGATGCAATTAGCGAAGGTTGGATGGGACTGGATATTGGTTCAGAATCAGTTGAACTTTTTCAGAATGCTCTGAAAGATTGCAAAACTATTATTTGGAATGGACCGATGGGTGTTTTTGAATTTGAGAAATTTGCAAATGGAACAAATGCAATAGCAAATACTTTGGCTGAATTAAGTTCTCAAGGATGCTGCACAATTATTGGAGGTGGAGATTCAGTGGCAGCAGTTGAGAAAGCTGGTTTAGCTAAAAACATGTCTCATATTTCCACTGGAGGTGGTGCTAGTCTTGAACTTTTGGAAGGGAAAGTTCTTCCTGGAGTTTCTGCTCTAGATGATGCTTAA
- a CDS encoding UDP-N-acetylglucosamine--N-acetylmuramyl-(pentapeptide) pyrophosphoryl-undecaprenol N-acetylglucosamine transferase — protein MPRLLIAASGTGGHIYPALSFADSLTNSWEIEWLGVPNRLEIELVPRKYNLIKLKVGGLQGNIFRKLFDLCRLLFASVRVSILLRQKKINVIFTTGGYISAPSILGAKMTGIPILLHESNAIPGKVTRLLGRFCDHIALGIPSASEYLYGCRTSFTGTPVRSEFFLDQSLPSWVPLGEGVLIVVMGGSQGAIKMNEMVRNILPWLLEKGCRVVHLTGKNDCFYKNVGDVNPHANLVTRQFSNEIPALLRNADLVISRAGSGAICELMVTKTPSILIPFPASADQHQELNAAYMARYGGAVIVNQHDPDKNILKNTISNLIDSNSLSEMKSNMNNYDYLDSENKIFEIINSIS, from the coding sequence ATGCCTCGCCTTTTAATTGCTGCAAGCGGAACGGGTGGCCATATTTATCCTGCATTGTCTTTTGCTGATTCACTTACAAATTCTTGGGAAATTGAGTGGCTAGGTGTGCCAAATAGGCTTGAGATTGAATTGGTTCCTAGAAAATACAACTTAATAAAGCTAAAGGTTGGAGGTTTACAAGGAAATATTTTTAGAAAATTGTTTGATTTATGTAGATTACTCTTCGCTTCTGTTCGAGTATCAATTCTATTACGTCAAAAAAAAATTAACGTTATTTTTACTACTGGTGGGTATATATCTGCTCCTAGTATTCTCGGCGCAAAAATGACTGGCATCCCTATTCTTTTGCATGAATCTAATGCTATTCCTGGGAAAGTAACTAGGTTATTAGGTAGATTTTGTGACCACATAGCGTTAGGAATTCCATCAGCATCTGAGTATTTGTATGGATGTAGAACAAGTTTTACAGGAACACCAGTAAGGTCAGAATTTTTTTTAGATCAGTCTCTCCCCTCTTGGGTGCCTCTGGGAGAGGGAGTATTGATTGTAGTTATGGGAGGTAGTCAAGGAGCAATAAAAATGAATGAGATGGTGAGGAATATCTTGCCTTGGTTACTTGAGAAGGGTTGTAGAGTTGTTCATCTGACCGGTAAAAACGATTGCTTCTATAAAAATGTAGGTGATGTTAATCCACACGCTAATTTGGTTACAAGACAATTCAGTAATGAAATTCCTGCCTTGCTTCGAAATGCTGATCTTGTAATAAGTAGAGCAGGTTCTGGTGCGATTTGTGAATTAATGGTAACTAAGACCCCTTCAATATTAATACCTTTTCCAGCATCTGCCGATCAACATCAAGAGCTAAATGCTGCTTATATGGCTAGATATGGAGGTGCTGTAATAGTTAATCAACATGATCCAGACAAAAATATTTTGAAAAACACTATATCTAACTTGATAGATTCTAATTCGCTGAGTGAAATGAAATCAAATATGAATAATTACGATTACCTTGATTCTGAAAATAAGATATTTGAGATTATAAATTCGATTAGTTAA
- the rnhA gene encoding ribonuclease HI, producing MSKEEKFAIAAATDGACSGNPGPGGWGALIRFQDGSEVEFGGFSPKTTNNRMELQAALFVLEKLKKIKFHPSLTIKTDSRYLIDGMEKWMSNWKKKGWKTASGKQVLNQDLWKALDHPELPKIKLQYVKGHSGEKDNDRVDEIAVAFSKGRKIQLKDFVKE from the coding sequence ATGTCTAAAGAAGAAAAATTTGCCATTGCTGCTGCAACTGATGGTGCATGTAGCGGTAATCCTGGTCCAGGAGGTTGGGGAGCATTAATTAGATTCCAGGATGGAAGCGAAGTTGAATTTGGTGGTTTCAGCCCTAAGACAACAAATAATCGCATGGAATTACAGGCTGCATTATTTGTTCTTGAAAAATTAAAAAAAATAAAATTTCACCCTTCATTAACCATAAAAACTGATAGCAGATATTTAATTGATGGAATGGAAAAATGGATGTCGAATTGGAAAAAAAAAGGATGGAAAACAGCATCTGGTAAACAAGTTCTCAATCAAGATTTATGGAAAGCTCTTGACCACCCTGAACTGCCAAAAATCAAACTTCAATATGTCAAGGGACATAGCGGAGAAAAAGATAATGATAGAGTTGACGAAATTGCTGTAGCTTTTTCTAAAGGTCGAAAAATACAACTAAAAGATTTTGTCAAAGAATAA
- the rplL gene encoding 50S ribosomal protein L7/L12 has translation MSAKTDEILDSLKSLSLLEASELVKQIEEAFGVSAAASAGVVMAAPGAAGGGDGADAAEEKTEFEVVLESFDASSKIKVLKEVRNATGLGLGEAKALVEAAPKTIKEGVTKDDAEALKKAIEAVGGKVTLK, from the coding sequence ATGTCTGCAAAAACCGATGAAATCTTAGATTCATTAAAAAGCCTCTCTTTGCTTGAAGCTTCAGAGCTTGTTAAGCAAATAGAAGAAGCTTTTGGTGTATCTGCTGCCGCATCTGCTGGCGTTGTCATGGCAGCTCCAGGAGCTGCTGGTGGTGGCGATGGTGCTGATGCTGCCGAAGAAAAAACTGAATTTGAGGTGGTTTTAGAAAGCTTTGACGCTTCATCTAAAATTAAAGTCTTAAAAGAAGTTCGAAATGCCACAGGTCTAGGCCTTGGCGAAGCTAAAGCGTTAGTGGAAGCTGCTCCAAAAACAATCAAAGAAGGAGTAACAAAAGACGATGCTGAAGCTTTAAAGAAAGCAATTGAAGCTGTTGGTGGAAAAGTAACTTTAAAATAA
- the nusG gene encoding transcription termination/antitermination protein NusG, whose protein sequence is MDRSEALQDDQSYFSNQKIQTNIARWYAIQVASSCEKKVKATLEQRAITLGVNDRIIEIEIPQTPAVKLKKDGSRQTTKEKVFPGYVLVRMVLDEDTMMAVRSTPNVINFVGAEDRRATGKARGHIKPRPLSRQEVNRIFKRAAEKKTVVKLDVEEGDQIVVTSGPFKDFQGEVIEVSGERNKLKALLSIFGRETPVELEFSQITKQN, encoded by the coding sequence ATTGATAGATCAGAAGCTCTACAGGATGATCAATCATATTTTTCAAACCAGAAAATTCAAACAAATATTGCACGTTGGTACGCGATTCAAGTTGCCTCAAGTTGCGAAAAGAAGGTAAAAGCCACACTTGAACAACGGGCCATCACTCTTGGTGTTAATGACAGAATAATAGAGATAGAAATCCCTCAAACGCCTGCAGTTAAGTTAAAAAAAGACGGTAGCAGGCAGACCACTAAAGAAAAGGTTTTTCCTGGATATGTGTTAGTTCGTATGGTGTTAGATGAAGACACAATGATGGCTGTAAGAAGTACTCCAAATGTAATTAATTTTGTTGGTGCAGAAGATCGAAGAGCTACTGGTAAAGCTCGCGGACATATCAAACCTCGTCCTCTCAGCAGGCAAGAAGTTAATAGGATTTTCAAACGAGCAGCTGAAAAGAAAACTGTTGTCAAATTGGATGTAGAAGAAGGTGATCAGATTGTTGTAACTTCAGGTCCTTTTAAAGATTTCCAAGGAGAAGTAATTGAAGTTTCAGGAGAAAGAAACAAACTCAAGGCGCTTTTATCAATTTTTGGTAGAGAAACACCTGTTGAACTTGAATTTTCTCAAATAACCAAACAAAATTGA
- the rplK gene encoding 50S ribosomal protein L11, whose product MAKKVVALIKLALQAGKANPAPPVGPALGQHGVNIMAFCKEYNSRTQDKAGFVIPVEISVFEDRSFTFITKTPPASVLITKAAGIAKGSGESAKGTAGSISKSQLEEIAKTKLPDLNCSSIESAMKVIEGTAKNMGVSIKD is encoded by the coding sequence ATGGCAAAGAAAGTAGTAGCCCTGATCAAGTTGGCCTTACAGGCTGGCAAAGCCAATCCAGCTCCTCCAGTAGGGCCTGCACTTGGTCAACACGGGGTAAACATAATGGCGTTTTGTAAGGAATACAATTCGCGCACCCAAGACAAAGCAGGCTTTGTTATTCCAGTAGAAATATCAGTGTTCGAAGATAGAAGTTTTACTTTCATAACAAAAACCCCTCCTGCTTCGGTTTTGATAACTAAAGCGGCAGGCATAGCAAAAGGGTCTGGAGAGTCAGCTAAAGGAACAGCTGGTTCTATAAGTAAAAGTCAGCTTGAAGAGATTGCTAAAACAAAACTTCCAGATCTCAATTGCAGTAGCATTGAATCAGCGATGAAAGTTATAGAAGGAACCGCCAAAAATATGGGAGTTTCCATAAAGGACTAG